A single genomic interval of Chroicocephalus ridibundus chromosome 23, bChrRid1.1, whole genome shotgun sequence harbors:
- the HR gene encoding lysine-specific demethylase hairless isoform X1: MASDARMGETPPRWRRAQEAAQDARGMESSGVVLSGSTAAELGLPGYQEPGKLSYGMEKGCPWRGSEGCLGTGRELAGGRLGCPYPPAPPCLRNTLCRPKDGAELPPLLPPRNGQPKAGWDEPCKDHQGPRWAEAVLAPLALYSHAYHRYPLPFPGMETQRPDTAGKPRAAAGDGAGDPPAFRHCPFLMEAKHSPFLLSSLLPTGPPADPPFGGGGTEGPGTMGDGRFAGVDWRLGSYVPAWGQPIYLGVPPRCKVAPSPFEDCSSSGNKEFYPKKEPGFHPPAKDEALSQMLGKGQAGQDGDGEGEPAVPELLGAPWRDGRAGGSSAVPAPHARTPPPSTGHPLFLLQPGAVGGCGGPWVGTRANATDFPPEPGSGRPSEPKDLEYQSLGVPGEPDTSPPLTDGHYPLALAKPEPSPACFCPAPGCDGCPGVGCGVLGPFEPTLGIPGDRFPCPPSNHTKLKKTWLTRHSEQSLPRCKAPRRDGGPEPAGEGKRSAKRLHSTVDGPHVAGEGAGAAKRGMKATMAVACPENGGDAEERRMELGEGEPPEPREPWCLQSVPCTTLPDSIPRCCACAARAAGAPKGEEEEEEPPESTCRLLHFRRFAFGDDGELSVDGFCTLGEADGDTTLWLEGSGPEPGNRSAGSSLCLAKYLLGVLGDPFCEAVRRDRDVWPGAPGGPEGVTAWRRREGAPQLCDCCQRGFFNSHWSCTRCGFQLCPECHRSRQEADGHEGPAQLPECIPGQDHHVASLVPTQFVPTCVLTQLWKLLHEVRAKFSIESHCPCGDGAVEQSLVEPPGSSQELPGAAVPTLPSRGDGPADTSRPIKEESPEGGPPSPGQPPPRGAVQTATLCDLLASTAVKLCLGQDGVRMAFAPVSPALPNDNRLTSILDSIIARVVERKIQERQAGGELSPPSPPSPPCPSGPPTSHCILAPSGLLWLHDPGHASNYKLFQEHWRRGQPVLVSGLQKRLEGRLWGPESFRPAGGERAVEAVNLRVPAGRVRMSSREFWDGFAASAASLPPLASLPPSRRQDASVPLSDAVLHPAASPKPEQGGGDLLKLESGFGDMELCRATNLSASLPLPEYCGPTGRLNLATYLRGQRARPWLRPRVCVAYGVNPQDRTIGTKNLTVEATDSISVLVHTVAREDLLPQADAEGLDAPLKERLWDAGSQPGALWHIFRPEDAGRIRDFLQKACEDQGQEGVAPAEPPGRYLDVSLRRRLREECGVSSWTLLQSLGDAVLVPAGAPHQVQSLTGTISVEQRFLSPENAVRLRDHSTHPQLRAQLDGMIFSAVREAVGILRGCK, encoded by the exons ATGGCCAGCGACGCGAGGATGGGGGAGACCCCGCCACGGTGGAGGAGAGCCCAGGAGGCAGCGCAGGACGCCCGGGGCATGGAGAGCAGCGGGGTGGTCTTGTCCGGGAGCACTGCCGCCGAACTGGGACTCCCGGGCTACCAGGAGCCCGGCAAGCTGAGCTACGGCAtggagaaggggtgtccctggagggGCTCCGAGGGATGCTTGGGGACAGGACGGGAGCTTGCCGGTGGCCGGCTGGGCTGTCCCTACCCACCGGCCCCACCGTGCCTGCGCAACACCCTGTGCCGCCCCAAGGATGGAGCCGAGctcccgccgctgctgccgcccaGGAACGGGCAGCCCAAGGCGGGCTGGGATGAGCCCTGCAAGGACCACCAGGGGCCACGGTGGGCTGAGGCCGTGCTGGCCCCCCTGGCCCTCTACAGCCACGCGTACCACCGCTACCCCCTGCCCTTCCCGGGGATGGAGACTCAGCGCCCCGACACCGCTGGCAAGCCCCGCGCCGCTGCGGGGGACGGAGCCGGTGACCCCCCGGCTTTCCGCCACTGCCCCTTCCTCATGGAGGCCAAGCACAGCCCCTTCCTCCTGTCCTCGCTGCTGCCCACCGGACCCCCGGCTGACCCCCCGTTCGGCGGCGGGGGGACGGAGGGACCGGGGACGATGGGCGACGGGCGCTTCGCCGGCGTGGACTGGCGCCTGGGCTCCTACGTGCCCGCCTGGGGCCAGCCCATCTACCTGGGGGTCCCGCCGAGGTGCAAGGTGGCTCCGTCCCCCTTCGAGGACTGCTCCAGCTCAGGGAACAAG gAGTTTTACCCGAAGAAAGAACCCGGCTTCCACCCCCCGGCCAAGGACGAAGCGCTATCGCAGATGCTGGGCAAGGGCCAGGCCGGGCAGGATGGAGACGGGGAAGGGGAACCGGCGgtgccggagctgctgggagccccGTGGAGGGATGGCCGAGCAGGGGGCAGCTCAGCGGTGCCCGCTCCCCATGCCCGCACGCCTCCCCCCAGCACCGGCcaccccctcttcctcctgcagcccggtgccgtggggggctgcgggggtccctgggtgggcaCACGGGCCAACGCCACCGATTTCCCCCCGGAGCCGGGCTCAGGCCGTCCCTCCGAGCCCAAAGACCTGGAGTACCAAAGCCTTGGAGTACCGGGGGAGCCTGACACATCACCTCCGCTCACGGATGGGCACTACCCGCTGGCCCTTGCCAAGCCAGAGCCATCCCCGGCTTGCTTCTGCCCCGCACCGGGCTGCGATGGGTGCCCGGGGGTGGGCTGTGGGGTGCTCGGCCCCTTCGAGCCCACCCTGGGCATCCCCGGGGACCGTTTTCCGTGCCCACCCAGCAACCACACCAAGCTGAAGAAGACCTGGCTGACGCGGCATTCGGAGCAGTCGCTGCCGCGCTGCAAGGCTCCCCGGCGGGACGGTGGCCCCGAGCCGGCCGGTGAGGGCAAACGCTCGGCCAAGCGCCTGCACAGCACCGTCGACGGACCCCACGTTGCCGGCGAGGGTGCCGGGGCTGCCAAACGGGGCATGAAGGCCACCATGGCTGTGGCATGCCCGGAGAACGGAGGGGACgcggaggagaggaggatggagctgggagagggag AGCCACCGGAGCCGCGGGAGCCCTGGTGCCTGCAGAGCGTGCCCTGCACCACCCTGCCCGACAGCATCCCGCGGTGCTGTGCCTGCGCTGCCCGGGCCGCCGGGGCCCCCAaaggcgaggaagaggaggaggagccccCCGAGAGCACTTGCAGGCTGCTGCACTTCCGCAG gtTTGCCTTTGGGGACGACGGGGAGCTGAGTGTCGATGGCTTCTGCACCCTGGGGGAGGCGGATGGGGACACGACGTTGTGGCTGGAGGGGTCCGGCCCCGAGCCGGGGAACAGGAGCGCgggcagcagcctctgcctgGCCAAGTACctgctgggggtcctgggggacccCTTCTGCGAGGCCGTCCGCCGGGACAGGGACGTGTGGCCGGGAGCCCCCGGCGGGCCCGAGG GGGTGACGGCCTGGAGGCGGAGGGAAGGAGCCCCCCAGCTCTGCGACTGCTGCCAGCGCGGCTTCTTCAACTCCCACTGGAGCTGCACCAGATGTGGCTTCCAGCTGTGCCCTGAGTGCCACcgcagcaggcaggaggctgaCGGCCACG AGGGTCCGGCGCAGCTGCCTGAGTGCATCCCCGGGCAAGACCACCACGTCGCGTCCCTCGTCCCCACACAGTTTGTCCCCACCTGTG TCCTGACCCAGCTCTGGAAGCTGCTCCACGAGGTCCGGGCTAAATTCAGCATCGAGTCACACTGTCCCtgcggggacggggctgtggAGCAGAGCCTGGTGGAGCCCCCGGGGAGCAGCCAG gagctgccgggggctgcggtGCCCACCCTCCCGTCCCGCGGTGATGGCCCAGCCGACACCTCCCGACCCATCAAGGAAG AGAGCCCCGAGGGGGGGCCACCATCGCCGGGGCagccgcccccccggggggccGTGCAAACCGCCACCCTCTGCGACCTCCTCGCCTCCACCGCCGTCAAGCTGTGCCTGGGGCAGGACGGGGTGCGCATGGCCTTCGCCCCCGTCTCCCCCGCTTTGCCCAAT GACAACCGCTTGACCAGCATCCTGGACAGCATCATCGCCCGCGTGGTGGAGAGGAAGATCCAGGAGAGGCAGGCGGGGGGCGAAttgagcccccccagcccccctagCCCCCCCTGTCCCTCcggcccccccacctcccactgcATCCTAGCCCCCAGCGGGCTGCTCTGGCTGCACGACCCCGGCCACGCCAGCAACTACAAACTCTTCCAAGAGCACTGGCGGCGGGGCCAG CCTGTCCTTGTTTCAGGGCTGCAGAAGAGGCTggaggggcggctgtgggggcCGGAGTCGTTCCGCCCggccgggggggagcgggcggtGGAGGCGGTGAACCTGCGGGTACCAGCCGGCCGAGTCAGGATGAGCAGCCGGGAGTTTTGGGATGGCTTCGCTGCCAGCGCCG catccctccctcccttggcatccctccctccctcccggcggcAGGACGCCAGCGTCCCCCTGAGTGATGCCGTGctccatcctgcagcatccccgaagccggagcagggaggtggggacCTGCTGAAGCTGGAGAGTGGCTTTGGggacatggagctgtgccg GGCCACCAACCTGAGCGCCAGCTTGCCACTGCCGGAGTACTGCGGGCCCACCGGCCGCCTCAACCTGGCCACCTACCTGCGGGGCCAGCGGGCCCGGCCCTGGCTGCGCCCACGGGTCTGCGTGGCTTATG GCGTCAATCCCCAGGACCGGACCATTGGGACCAAAAACCTGACGGTGGAGGCAACCGACTCCATCAGCGTCCTGGTGCACACCGTGGCACGGGAGG ACCTGCTCCCACAAGCCGATGCCGAGGGTCTGGATGCGCCGCTGAAGGAACGGCTCTGGGATGCCGGCAGCCAACCCGGTGCCCTGTGGCACATCTTCCGCCCTGAGGATGCCGGCCGCATCAGGGATTTCTTGCAGAAG GCGTGCGAGGACCAAGGGCAGGAGGGGGTGGCCCCGGCGGAGCCCCCCGGCCGCTACCTGGACGTCTCGCTGCGGAGGCGGCTGCGGGAGGAGTGCGGGGTGAGCAGCTGGACCCTCCTCCAGTCCCTGGGGGATGCGGTGCTggtccccgccggggctcccCACCAG GTGCAGAGCCTCACCGGCACCATCAGCGTGGAGCAGCGGTTCCTCTCCCCGGAGAACGCCGTTCGCCTGCGGGACCACAGCACCCACCCCCAGCTCCGCGCCCAG CTTGACGGCATGATCTTCTCCGCTGTGCGGGAGGCCGTGGGCATCCTGCGGGGCTGCAAGTGA
- the HR gene encoding lysine-specific demethylase hairless isoform X2 has translation MASDARMGETPPRWRRAQEAAQDARGMESSGVVLSGSTAAELGLPGYQEPGKLSYGMEKGCPWRGSEGCLGTGRELAGGRLGCPYPPAPPCLRNTLCRPKDGAELPPLLPPRNGQPKAGWDEPCKDHQGPRWAEAVLAPLALYSHAYHRYPLPFPGMETQRPDTAGKPRAAAGDGAGDPPAFRHCPFLMEAKHSPFLLSSLLPTGPPADPPFGGGGTEGPGTMGDGRFAGVDWRLGSYVPAWGQPIYLGVPPRCKVAPSPFEDCSSSGNKEFYPKKEPGFHPPAKDEALSQMLGKGQAGQDGDGEGEPAVPELLGAPWRDGRAGGSSAVPAPHARTPPPSTGHPLFLLQPGAVGGCGGPWVGTRANATDFPPEPGSGRPSEPKDLEYQSLGVPGEPDTSPPLTDGHYPLALAKPEPSPACFCPAPGCDGCPGVGCGVLGPFEPTLGIPGDRFPCPPSNHTKLKKTWLTRHSEQSLPRCKAPRRDGGPEPAGEGKRSAKRLHSTVDGPHVAGEGAGAAKRGMKATMAVACPENGGDAEERRMELGEGEPPEPREPWCLQSVPCTTLPDSIPRCCACAARAAGAPKGEEEEEEPPESTCRLLHFRRFAFGDDGELSVDGFCTLGEADGDTTLWLEGSGPEPGNRSAGSSLCLAKYLLGVLGDPFCEAVRRDRDVWPGAPGGPEGVTAWRRREGAPQLCDCCQRGFFNSHWSCTRCGFQLCPECHRSRQEADGHEGPAQLPECIPGQDHHVASLVPTQFVPTCVLTQLWKLLHEVRAKFSIESHCPCGDGAVEQSLVEPPGSSQELPGAAVPTLPSRGDGPADTSRPIKEESPEGGPPSPGQPPPRGAVQTATLCDLLASTAVKLCLGQDGVRMAFAPVSPALPNDNRLTSILDSIIARVVERKIQERQAGGELSPPSPPSPPCPSGPPTSHCILAPSGLLWLHDPGHASNYKLFQEHWRRGQPVLVSGLQKRLEGRLWGPESFRPAGGERAVEAVNLRVPAGRVRMSSREFWDGFAASAASPKPEQGGGDLLKLESGFGDMELCRATNLSASLPLPEYCGPTGRLNLATYLRGQRARPWLRPRVCVAYGVNPQDRTIGTKNLTVEATDSISVLVHTVAREDLLPQADAEGLDAPLKERLWDAGSQPGALWHIFRPEDAGRIRDFLQKACEDQGQEGVAPAEPPGRYLDVSLRRRLREECGVSSWTLLQSLGDAVLVPAGAPHQVQSLTGTISVEQRFLSPENAVRLRDHSTHPQLRAQLDGMIFSAVREAVGILRGCK, from the exons ATGGCCAGCGACGCGAGGATGGGGGAGACCCCGCCACGGTGGAGGAGAGCCCAGGAGGCAGCGCAGGACGCCCGGGGCATGGAGAGCAGCGGGGTGGTCTTGTCCGGGAGCACTGCCGCCGAACTGGGACTCCCGGGCTACCAGGAGCCCGGCAAGCTGAGCTACGGCAtggagaaggggtgtccctggagggGCTCCGAGGGATGCTTGGGGACAGGACGGGAGCTTGCCGGTGGCCGGCTGGGCTGTCCCTACCCACCGGCCCCACCGTGCCTGCGCAACACCCTGTGCCGCCCCAAGGATGGAGCCGAGctcccgccgctgctgccgcccaGGAACGGGCAGCCCAAGGCGGGCTGGGATGAGCCCTGCAAGGACCACCAGGGGCCACGGTGGGCTGAGGCCGTGCTGGCCCCCCTGGCCCTCTACAGCCACGCGTACCACCGCTACCCCCTGCCCTTCCCGGGGATGGAGACTCAGCGCCCCGACACCGCTGGCAAGCCCCGCGCCGCTGCGGGGGACGGAGCCGGTGACCCCCCGGCTTTCCGCCACTGCCCCTTCCTCATGGAGGCCAAGCACAGCCCCTTCCTCCTGTCCTCGCTGCTGCCCACCGGACCCCCGGCTGACCCCCCGTTCGGCGGCGGGGGGACGGAGGGACCGGGGACGATGGGCGACGGGCGCTTCGCCGGCGTGGACTGGCGCCTGGGCTCCTACGTGCCCGCCTGGGGCCAGCCCATCTACCTGGGGGTCCCGCCGAGGTGCAAGGTGGCTCCGTCCCCCTTCGAGGACTGCTCCAGCTCAGGGAACAAG gAGTTTTACCCGAAGAAAGAACCCGGCTTCCACCCCCCGGCCAAGGACGAAGCGCTATCGCAGATGCTGGGCAAGGGCCAGGCCGGGCAGGATGGAGACGGGGAAGGGGAACCGGCGgtgccggagctgctgggagccccGTGGAGGGATGGCCGAGCAGGGGGCAGCTCAGCGGTGCCCGCTCCCCATGCCCGCACGCCTCCCCCCAGCACCGGCcaccccctcttcctcctgcagcccggtgccgtggggggctgcgggggtccctgggtgggcaCACGGGCCAACGCCACCGATTTCCCCCCGGAGCCGGGCTCAGGCCGTCCCTCCGAGCCCAAAGACCTGGAGTACCAAAGCCTTGGAGTACCGGGGGAGCCTGACACATCACCTCCGCTCACGGATGGGCACTACCCGCTGGCCCTTGCCAAGCCAGAGCCATCCCCGGCTTGCTTCTGCCCCGCACCGGGCTGCGATGGGTGCCCGGGGGTGGGCTGTGGGGTGCTCGGCCCCTTCGAGCCCACCCTGGGCATCCCCGGGGACCGTTTTCCGTGCCCACCCAGCAACCACACCAAGCTGAAGAAGACCTGGCTGACGCGGCATTCGGAGCAGTCGCTGCCGCGCTGCAAGGCTCCCCGGCGGGACGGTGGCCCCGAGCCGGCCGGTGAGGGCAAACGCTCGGCCAAGCGCCTGCACAGCACCGTCGACGGACCCCACGTTGCCGGCGAGGGTGCCGGGGCTGCCAAACGGGGCATGAAGGCCACCATGGCTGTGGCATGCCCGGAGAACGGAGGGGACgcggaggagaggaggatggagctgggagagggag AGCCACCGGAGCCGCGGGAGCCCTGGTGCCTGCAGAGCGTGCCCTGCACCACCCTGCCCGACAGCATCCCGCGGTGCTGTGCCTGCGCTGCCCGGGCCGCCGGGGCCCCCAaaggcgaggaagaggaggaggagccccCCGAGAGCACTTGCAGGCTGCTGCACTTCCGCAG gtTTGCCTTTGGGGACGACGGGGAGCTGAGTGTCGATGGCTTCTGCACCCTGGGGGAGGCGGATGGGGACACGACGTTGTGGCTGGAGGGGTCCGGCCCCGAGCCGGGGAACAGGAGCGCgggcagcagcctctgcctgGCCAAGTACctgctgggggtcctgggggacccCTTCTGCGAGGCCGTCCGCCGGGACAGGGACGTGTGGCCGGGAGCCCCCGGCGGGCCCGAGG GGGTGACGGCCTGGAGGCGGAGGGAAGGAGCCCCCCAGCTCTGCGACTGCTGCCAGCGCGGCTTCTTCAACTCCCACTGGAGCTGCACCAGATGTGGCTTCCAGCTGTGCCCTGAGTGCCACcgcagcaggcaggaggctgaCGGCCACG AGGGTCCGGCGCAGCTGCCTGAGTGCATCCCCGGGCAAGACCACCACGTCGCGTCCCTCGTCCCCACACAGTTTGTCCCCACCTGTG TCCTGACCCAGCTCTGGAAGCTGCTCCACGAGGTCCGGGCTAAATTCAGCATCGAGTCACACTGTCCCtgcggggacggggctgtggAGCAGAGCCTGGTGGAGCCCCCGGGGAGCAGCCAG gagctgccgggggctgcggtGCCCACCCTCCCGTCCCGCGGTGATGGCCCAGCCGACACCTCCCGACCCATCAAGGAAG AGAGCCCCGAGGGGGGGCCACCATCGCCGGGGCagccgcccccccggggggccGTGCAAACCGCCACCCTCTGCGACCTCCTCGCCTCCACCGCCGTCAAGCTGTGCCTGGGGCAGGACGGGGTGCGCATGGCCTTCGCCCCCGTCTCCCCCGCTTTGCCCAAT GACAACCGCTTGACCAGCATCCTGGACAGCATCATCGCCCGCGTGGTGGAGAGGAAGATCCAGGAGAGGCAGGCGGGGGGCGAAttgagcccccccagcccccctagCCCCCCCTGTCCCTCcggcccccccacctcccactgcATCCTAGCCCCCAGCGGGCTGCTCTGGCTGCACGACCCCGGCCACGCCAGCAACTACAAACTCTTCCAAGAGCACTGGCGGCGGGGCCAG CCTGTCCTTGTTTCAGGGCTGCAGAAGAGGCTggaggggcggctgtgggggcCGGAGTCGTTCCGCCCggccgggggggagcgggcggtGGAGGCGGTGAACCTGCGGGTACCAGCCGGCCGAGTCAGGATGAGCAGCCGGGAGTTTTGGGATGGCTTCGCTGCCAGCGCCG catccccgaagccggagcagggaggtggggacCTGCTGAAGCTGGAGAGTGGCTTTGGggacatggagctgtgccg GGCCACCAACCTGAGCGCCAGCTTGCCACTGCCGGAGTACTGCGGGCCCACCGGCCGCCTCAACCTGGCCACCTACCTGCGGGGCCAGCGGGCCCGGCCCTGGCTGCGCCCACGGGTCTGCGTGGCTTATG GCGTCAATCCCCAGGACCGGACCATTGGGACCAAAAACCTGACGGTGGAGGCAACCGACTCCATCAGCGTCCTGGTGCACACCGTGGCACGGGAGG ACCTGCTCCCACAAGCCGATGCCGAGGGTCTGGATGCGCCGCTGAAGGAACGGCTCTGGGATGCCGGCAGCCAACCCGGTGCCCTGTGGCACATCTTCCGCCCTGAGGATGCCGGCCGCATCAGGGATTTCTTGCAGAAG GCGTGCGAGGACCAAGGGCAGGAGGGGGTGGCCCCGGCGGAGCCCCCCGGCCGCTACCTGGACGTCTCGCTGCGGAGGCGGCTGCGGGAGGAGTGCGGGGTGAGCAGCTGGACCCTCCTCCAGTCCCTGGGGGATGCGGTGCTggtccccgccggggctcccCACCAG GTGCAGAGCCTCACCGGCACCATCAGCGTGGAGCAGCGGTTCCTCTCCCCGGAGAACGCCGTTCGCCTGCGGGACCACAGCACCCACCCCCAGCTCCGCGCCCAG CTTGACGGCATGATCTTCTCCGCTGTGCGGGAGGCCGTGGGCATCCTGCGGGGCTGCAAGTGA
- the NUDT18 gene encoding 8-oxo-dGDP phosphatase NUDT18 — MGSALCPRGGQWAASAVGGGGAAEPSGRASQRGPMGEAPTPELDAVLGGSGWDVGGTFEGPPPPTGPIRLGKNACYVVLAVLFNEEDGVLLVQEAKPECRGKWYLPAGRMEPGESIVAAMRREVKEETGLECEALTLLALEERGPAWIRFAFLARPTGGTLKTLEEADAESLQATWWPGDPCALPLRALDILPLLDLAARYRRSPPHPPTLPQELPCALVCLRLLLAFTNDAGDLWVLLGTAGTPHLPVVACGTSPAELRGGLRLPVLRLLRDCLPPDPHPGPLGLLGLQHRAGGAGGGDGVCFNVLLSIPPSSPGAAPPEPHSPAFRWWRVEEESLRGRILQRLRDAATVPVRS, encoded by the exons ATGGGAAGCGCGCTGTGCCCGCGGGGCGGCCAATGGGCGGCGAGCGCGGTgggcgggggcggtgcggcgGAGCCTTCGGGACGCG ccaGCCAGCGGGGTCCCATGGGGGAGGCTCCGACCCCGGAGCTGGATGCGGTGCTGGGTGGCAGcggctgggatgtgggggggacCTTCGAGGGCCCACCACCACCCACCGGCCCCATCCGCCTGGGGAAGAACGCCTGCTACGTGGTCCTGGCCGTGCTCTTCAACGAGGAG GACGGGGTGCTGCTGGTGCAGGAGGCCAAGCCCGAGTGCCGGGGGAAGTGGTACCTGCCGGCCGGCAGGATGGAGCCCGGCGAGAGCATCGTGGCCGCCATGCGGAGGGAGGTGAAGGAGGAGACGGGGTTGGAGTGCGAAGCCCTCACTTTGCTGGCGCTGGAGGAGAGGGGGCCGGCGTGGATCCGCTTCGCCTTCCTCGCGCGCCCCACCG GCGGGACCCTGAAGACCCTGGAGGAGGCTGACGCCGAGTCCCTGCAAGCGACGTGGTGGCCTGGGGACCCCTGTGCCCTGCCTCTGCGAGCCCTGGACATCCTGCCCTTGCTGGACCTCGCCGCCCGCTAccgccgcagccccccgcacccccccacgCTGCCGCAGGAGCTGCCCTGCGCCCTGGTCTGCTTACGGCTCCTGCTGGCCTTCACCAACGACGCTGGGGACctttgggtgctgctgggcacggCTGGGACCCCCCACCTGCCCGTGGTGGCTTGTGGCACGTCCCCGGCCGAGCTGCGGGGGGGTCTCCGCCTGCCcgtgctgcggctgctgcgggaCTGCCTGCCCCCGGACCCCCACCCGGGACCCCtagggctgctggggctgcagcaccgggctgggggtgctggggggggcgaCGGCGTCTGCTTCAACGTGCTGCTGAGCATCCCGcccagcagccccggggccgccccccccgagccccacagCCCCGCTTTCCGCTGGTGGCGGGTGGAGGAGGAGAGCCTGAGGGGCCGCATCCTGCAGCGGCTCCGGGATGCGGCCACCGTGCCCGTCCGCAGCTAG